A portion of the Fibrobacterota bacterium genome contains these proteins:
- a CDS encoding carbamoyltransferase: MASSPFILGLSCFYHDSAAALLKDGAIVAAAQEERFTRKRHDDAFPERAVAYCLREAGISIADVGLVAFYDKPFLKFFDRIVDTWLAVAPKGLPSFRSALPAWAGGKLWMRNALKKHLGYQGRILFPMHHESHAASAFLPSPFEEAAVVTLDGVGEWQTTTIAHGKGNDFEILSEIRFPHSLGLLYSAFTYYAGFKVNSGEYKLMGLAPYGDPKYVKTILDNLIDLREDGSFRLNMGYFGYLGGLAMTNARFHRLFGGPPRKPESPLTQREMDLARSVQEVIELAVMRICRQAAGLTGSRNLCLAGGVALNCVANGKLLRSGRFDRIWIQPAAGDAGGALGAALLAHHRFRGNARAPDPQDSMRGALLGPAYEDHAIEALLRERGAPYRRFAGEDLYDTAAEALSQGEVIGWFQGRMEFGPRALGARSILADARRPEMQREINLRIKFREGFRPFAPAVLRERAEEWFGLQTDSPYMLFTAPVREDKRGAPVPADVHGFDMLKSVRGAIPAVTHVDGSARVQTVDAERNPSFHRLLRAFERKTGCPVLVNTSFNVRGEPIVCTPYDAYLCFMRTGLDLLVMGNFVVRKSEQPRLPEAEAMAARPESD, from the coding sequence ATGGCGTCTTCCCCCTTCATCCTCGGCCTCTCCTGCTTTTACCACGACTCCGCCGCCGCCCTCCTCAAGGACGGAGCCATCGTCGCGGCCGCCCAGGAAGAGCGCTTCACCCGCAAGCGCCACGACGACGCCTTCCCCGAGCGCGCGGTCGCCTACTGCCTGCGCGAGGCCGGCATCTCCATCGCCGACGTAGGGCTGGTCGCCTTCTACGATAAGCCCTTCCTGAAATTCTTCGACCGCATCGTCGATACCTGGCTCGCGGTAGCCCCTAAAGGCCTGCCCTCCTTCCGATCCGCCTTGCCCGCTTGGGCCGGCGGCAAATTATGGATGCGGAACGCCCTTAAGAAACATCTCGGCTACCAAGGCCGCATCCTGTTCCCCATGCACCACGAATCCCATGCCGCCAGCGCCTTCCTGCCTTCGCCCTTCGAGGAGGCCGCGGTGGTCACCCTCGACGGCGTGGGCGAATGGCAGACCACGACCATCGCCCACGGCAAGGGCAACGACTTCGAGATCCTCTCCGAGATCCGTTTTCCGCATAGCCTGGGGCTGCTCTACTCGGCCTTCACCTATTACGCCGGCTTCAAGGTGAACTCGGGGGAATACAAGCTGATGGGTTTGGCGCCCTATGGCGACCCTAAGTACGTAAAAACCATCCTGGACAACCTCATCGACCTCCGCGAGGACGGATCCTTCCGCCTCAACATGGGATATTTCGGTTACCTGGGCGGCCTGGCCATGACCAATGCGCGCTTCCACCGATTGTTCGGAGGGCCGCCGCGCAAGCCCGAGTCGCCTTTGACGCAGCGCGAGATGGACCTGGCGCGATCGGTTCAGGAAGTGATCGAGCTCGCGGTGATGCGTATTTGCCGTCAGGCCGCCGGCCTCACCGGATCGCGCAACCTGTGCCTGGCGGGCGGGGTGGCCTTGAATTGCGTGGCCAACGGAAAGCTCTTGCGTTCCGGGCGCTTCGATCGGATTTGGATCCAGCCGGCCGCGGGCGATGCGGGGGGCGCTTTAGGCGCGGCCCTGTTGGCCCATCACCGCTTCCGCGGCAACGCACGCGCGCCCGATCCGCAGGACTCCATGCGCGGCGCCTTGTTGGGGCCGGCCTATGAAGACCATGCCATCGAGGCTCTCCTGCGCGAGCGCGGCGCGCCCTACCGCCGTTTCGCCGGCGAAGATCTATACGATACGGCGGCCGAGGCTTTGTCCCAGGGAGAGGTGATCGGCTGGTTCCAGGGACGCATGGAGTTCGGCCCGCGCGCCCTGGGGGCCCGCAGCATCCTGGCCGATGCGCGCCGCCCGGAGATGCAGCGCGAAATCAATCTGCGCATCAAGTTCCGCGAAGGCTTCCGGCCCTTCGCCCCCGCCGTGCTGCGCGAACGCGCGGAAGAATGGTTCGGCCTTCAGACGGATTCGCCCTACATGCTTTTCACCGCGCCCGTGCGCGAGGACAAGCGGGGCGCGCCCGTGCCCGCGGACGTGCATGGCTTCGACATGCTGAAGTCGGTGCGCGGGGCCATTCCCGCCGTGACCCACGTGGACGGCTCGGCGCGGGTGCAGACCGTGGATGCGGAGCGCAATCCTTCCTTCCACCGTTTGCTGCGCGCCTTCGAACGCAAGACCGGCTGCCCGGTGCTGGTGAACACCAGCTTTAACGTGCGCGGCGAGCCCATCGTCTGCACGCCCTACGATGCCTATCTTTGTTTCATGCGCACCGGATTGGATCTGCTGGTGATGGGGAATTTCGTGGTCCGGAAATCCGAACAGCCGCGCTTGCCCGAGGCGGAAGCCATGGCGGCGCGGCCGGAGTCGGATTGA
- a CDS encoding SIS domain-containing protein has protein sequence MRASLAEGLRALEDFLGHEENIAAMASMSAALAACFSAGNKVLACGNGGSACDALHFAEEFTGRFRKERRPLPVIPLMESGHLTCVANDYGWDEVFARGVEAYGKPGDMLVLLSTSGNSPNVVKAAIAARRAGLKILLLLGREGGALKGQGDLEIIVPGLNSDRIQEIHMQVLHILIEGVEREMFPENYAEAASADGRPKADDRPKSAEQTRGDDRPQDWAPRTTPERASRRLRQ, from the coding sequence ATGCGCGCTTCGCTGGCGGAAGGCTTGAGGGCTTTGGAGGATTTCCTCGGCCATGAGGAAAACATCGCCGCCATGGCGTCCATGTCGGCGGCCTTGGCGGCTTGCTTTTCCGCCGGGAACAAGGTGCTGGCCTGCGGCAACGGGGGTTCGGCTTGCGACGCCCTGCATTTCGCCGAAGAGTTCACCGGCCGCTTCCGCAAGGAACGCCGGCCGCTGCCGGTCATCCCGCTCATGGAGTCGGGCCACTTGACCTGCGTGGCCAACGATTACGGATGGGACGAAGTATTCGCCCGCGGGGTGGAAGCCTACGGGAAGCCGGGCGATATGCTGGTGTTGTTATCGACCAGCGGTAACTCGCCCAACGTGGTGAAGGCGGCCATCGCGGCCCGCCGCGCCGGCTTGAAAATCCTGTTGCTGTTGGGCAGGGAGGGCGGCGCCCTTAAAGGACAGGGCGACCTCGAGATCATCGTCCCAGGGCTGAATTCCGATCGCATCCAGGAAATCCACATGCAGGTCCTGCACATCCTGATCGAAGGGGTGGAGCGGGAGATGTTCCCGGAGAATTATGCGGAAGCGGCTTCCGCGGATGGGCGGCCTAAGGCGGACGATCGGCCTAAGTCTGCCGAGCAAACCCGAGGGGACGATCGTCCTCAGGATTGGGCGCCGCGTACTACTCCGGAACGCGCCTCACGTCGTCTTCGCCAATAG
- a CDS encoding NAD-dependent epimerase, translated as MPETLLITGAAGFIGFHLSKLCLERGHTVVGLDCVNDYYDPALKQARLAQLTPDSRFTFEKAQLEDKAAIERIFVTYRPTRVVNLAAQAGVRYSIENPRAYIDANIVGFLNILEACRYHKVEHLAYASSSSVYGANTTLPFSIHHNVDHPLSLYAASKKANELMAHTYSNLFALPTTGLRFFTVYGPWGRPDMALFIFTKNILAGKPIDVFNGGHHRRDFTYVDDIVEGVYRVTFNTAKPNPDWSGAHPDPGTSKAPYRIYNIGNSSPVELMHYIHTLEDKLGKKAQINMLPLQPGDVPETAADVSDLVRDVGFKPATTVETGIGRFVEWYRGYYKV; from the coding sequence ATGCCCGAAACCCTGCTCATTACCGGCGCGGCCGGATTCATCGGATTCCATCTCAGCAAGCTTTGCCTGGAACGCGGGCACACCGTGGTGGGCTTGGATTGCGTCAACGACTACTACGATCCCGCCTTGAAGCAGGCCCGATTGGCGCAGCTCACTCCCGACAGCCGGTTCACTTTCGAAAAGGCGCAACTGGAGGACAAGGCGGCCATCGAGCGGATCTTCGTTACCTACCGCCCGACCAGGGTGGTGAACCTGGCCGCCCAGGCAGGCGTGCGCTACAGCATCGAAAACCCGCGGGCCTATATCGATGCGAATATCGTGGGCTTCCTGAACATCCTGGAGGCCTGCCGCTACCACAAGGTGGAGCACTTAGCCTATGCCTCGAGCAGTTCGGTGTACGGCGCCAACACCACCTTGCCCTTCTCCATCCACCATAACGTGGATCATCCTTTGAGCCTCTACGCGGCGTCTAAGAAGGCCAACGAGTTGATGGCCCACACCTACAGCAACCTGTTCGCGCTGCCCACCACGGGCCTGCGCTTCTTCACCGTCTACGGGCCCTGGGGCCGCCCCGACATGGCCCTCTTCATCTTCACCAAGAATATCCTGGCCGGCAAACCCATCGACGTTTTCAACGGCGGCCACCACCGGCGCGACTTCACCTACGTGGACGACATCGTCGAAGGCGTTTACCGGGTGACCTTCAATACCGCCAAGCCCAATCCCGATTGGAGCGGGGCGCATCCGGACCCGGGCACTTCCAAGGCGCCGTACCGCATCTACAATATCGGCAACAGTTCCCCGGTGGAATTGATGCACTACATCCACACGCTAGAGGACAAGCTGGGGAAGAAGGCGCAAATCAACATGCTCCCCTTGCAGCCGGGCGATGTGCCGGAAACCGCCGCCGATGTCTCCGATCTCGTGCGGGACGTGGGCTTCAAGCCCGCGACCACGGTGGAGACGGGGATCGGGCGCTTCGTGGAATGGTACCGGGGCTACTACAAGGTCTGA
- a CDS encoding nucleotide sugar dehydrogenase has translation MSKNRQIAVVGLGYVGMPIAVYFGRVQRVIAFDINPQRIDELKRNIDRNHDVNSEEIAKSTVDWTLDAARIKEADFVIVTVPTPVDTANRPDLTPLKKASLTVGRNLKKGAIVVYESTVYPGATEEDCVPVLEKESGMKCGVDFKVGYSPERINPGDHEHTFTRITKVVSGMDAETLDIVAETYSQVVTAGVFKASSIKVAEAAKVIENTQRDLNISLVNELSVIFHRLGIDTSDVLAAAGTKWNFLKFQPGLVGGHCIGVDPYYLTHKAEQVGYIPQVILAGRRINDSMGRFIAREMTKELLKLGNVSFDGNRPVITVLGLTFKENVSDIRNTKVVDIIAELRSFGFEVQVTDPMAYPEEAKHEYGEDPIPLDKLKPAVAVVLAVAHDQFKKEGWALPQRLLRGGKGVVADIKNLLPRDKIPAGITLWRL, from the coding sequence ATGAGCAAGAATCGTCAAATCGCCGTGGTCGGCCTCGGTTATGTGGGCATGCCCATCGCGGTTTACTTCGGACGGGTCCAGCGCGTCATCGCGTTCGATATCAACCCCCAGCGCATCGATGAGCTCAAGCGCAATATCGACCGCAACCACGACGTGAACTCGGAAGAGATCGCGAAGTCGACGGTGGATTGGACCTTGGATGCCGCCCGCATCAAAGAAGCCGATTTCGTCATCGTCACCGTGCCCACGCCGGTGGACACCGCCAACCGCCCCGATCTCACGCCGCTCAAGAAGGCATCCCTCACGGTCGGCCGCAACCTCAAGAAGGGCGCCATCGTGGTCTACGAGTCCACCGTTTATCCCGGCGCGACCGAGGAAGATTGCGTTCCAGTCCTGGAGAAGGAATCGGGGATGAAATGCGGGGTGGACTTCAAGGTGGGCTACTCCCCCGAGCGCATCAACCCCGGCGACCATGAGCATACCTTCACCCGCATCACCAAGGTGGTTTCCGGCATGGATGCGGAGACGCTGGACATCGTGGCGGAGACCTATTCCCAGGTGGTGACCGCAGGCGTGTTCAAGGCCTCGTCCATCAAGGTGGCGGAAGCGGCCAAGGTCATCGAAAACACCCAACGCGATCTGAACATTTCCCTGGTGAACGAATTGTCGGTGATTTTCCATCGCCTCGGCATCGACACGAGCGACGTCCTGGCCGCGGCCGGCACCAAATGGAACTTCCTCAAGTTCCAACCGGGGCTGGTGGGCGGGCATTGCATCGGAGTCGATCCTTACTATCTCACCCATAAGGCCGAGCAGGTGGGCTATATCCCGCAGGTGATCCTGGCGGGCCGCCGCATCAACGATAGCATGGGCCGCTTCATCGCCCGCGAGATGACCAAGGAACTCCTGAAGCTGGGCAATGTCAGCTTCGACGGCAACCGCCCGGTCATCACCGTGCTGGGCCTTACCTTCAAGGAAAACGTTTCCGACATCCGCAACACCAAGGTGGTGGACATCATCGCCGAGCTGCGTAGCTTCGGTTTCGAAGTGCAGGTGACCGATCCGATGGCCTACCCGGAAGAGGCCAAACACGAATACGGCGAGGATCCCATTCCGTTGGATAAGCTGAAACCGGCCGTGGCCGTGGTGCTAGCGGTCGCCCACGATCAATTCAAGAAGGAAGGTTGGGCGTTGCCCCAGCGCCTTCTGAGGGGCGGCAAGGGAGTGGTCGCGGACATCAAGAACCTGTTGCCGCGCGACAAGATTCCGGCGGGCATCACCCTCTGGCGGCTATAG
- a CDS encoding Mrp/NBP35 family ATP-binding protein — MPAVSENQVLEALRSVNDPDLDKDIVALDFVKNLKITGGAVKFDVQLTTPACPVKEDLKAQCIQAVNAIPGVTSVDVNMTAQVTRTSTSKKTDLLKDVRHVIAVASGKGGVGKSTATANLAVALAQTGAQVGVLDADIYGPSMNMMFQVRESPVLDDKQKLHPVVVNGIKIVSMAMFADDEKPVIWRGPMVSQMIQNFVHNVVWGSLDYLLIDMPPGTGDVQLTLTQSAPISGGVIVTTPQDVSVLDAKKGLKMFQKVSVPVLGIIENMSYFICDNCEKKHYIFRQGGGRRISQSLGVPFLGEIPIEPEVAIGGDAGLPIVEKNPASESAAAYRRIAGLLASELSVLSAAQSGVLGEFDYAWDSLPKASA; from the coding sequence ATGCCCGCCGTATCCGAAAACCAAGTCCTGGAAGCCTTAAGAAGCGTAAACGATCCCGACTTGGATAAGGATATCGTCGCGCTTGACTTCGTCAAGAATTTGAAGATCACCGGCGGGGCGGTGAAATTCGACGTCCAGTTGACCACTCCCGCCTGCCCGGTAAAAGAGGACCTCAAGGCCCAATGCATCCAGGCCGTCAACGCCATCCCCGGGGTGACCTCCGTAGACGTCAACATGACGGCCCAGGTAACCCGCACCTCCACCTCGAAAAAGACCGATCTGCTCAAGGACGTACGCCACGTGATAGCCGTGGCCTCGGGCAAGGGGGGGGTGGGCAAGTCCACGGCGACGGCTAATCTGGCGGTCGCATTGGCCCAGACTGGCGCCCAGGTAGGCGTACTCGATGCCGACATCTACGGCCCCTCGATGAACATGATGTTCCAGGTACGCGAGTCCCCGGTCCTGGACGACAAGCAGAAGTTGCATCCGGTGGTGGTCAACGGCATCAAGATCGTCTCCATGGCCATGTTCGCCGACGATGAGAAGCCGGTCATTTGGCGCGGCCCCATGGTCTCCCAGATGATCCAGAACTTCGTCCACAACGTAGTCTGGGGCTCCCTCGACTATCTGCTCATCGACATGCCCCCGGGCACCGGCGACGTGCAATTGACCCTTACCCAGAGCGCTCCCATATCCGGCGGCGTCATCGTGACCACGCCGCAGGACGTGTCCGTGCTGGACGCCAAAAAGGGCCTCAAGATGTTCCAGAAGGTCTCCGTGCCCGTACTCGGCATCATCGAGAACATGAGCTACTTCATCTGCGACAACTGCGAGAAGAAGCATTACATCTTCCGGCAGGGGGGCGGTCGGCGCATCTCCCAGTCCCTGGGCGTCCCGTTCCTCGGGGAAATCCCCATCGAGCCCGAAGTGGCCATAGGCGGGGACGCGGGGCTGCCCATCGTAGAGAAGAACCCCGCATCGGAATCAGCCGCGGCCTACCGCCGCATCGCCGGGCTCCTCGCCTCCGAACTCTCGGTCTTGTCCGCGGCCCAGAGCGGGGTCCTGGGGGAATTCGACTACGCCTGGGACAGCCTCCCGAAAGCGAGCGCTTGA
- a CDS encoding DUF971 domain-containing protein gives MADPQQSFAKVIAPTSLSRAEPDILVVAWNDGSISRYPARFLRSACPCAACVNEWTGEKMLDEARIPKDIHPVRLISVGRYAMAIHWSDGHKTGIYAYDYLRKLSPGP, from the coding sequence ATGGCCGATCCCCAGCAATCCTTCGCGAAGGTTATCGCACCCACCTCCTTGTCCCGCGCCGAACCCGATATCCTGGTCGTCGCATGGAACGACGGATCGATCTCGCGCTACCCAGCCCGTTTCTTGCGGTCCGCCTGCCCCTGCGCAGCCTGCGTGAACGAATGGACCGGCGAGAAGATGCTGGACGAAGCCCGCATCCCCAAGGACATCCACCCCGTACGCCTGATCTCGGTGGGCCGCTACGCGATGGCCATCCACTGGTCCGATGGCCACAAGACGGGGATCTACGCCTACGATTACTTGAGGAAGTTAAGCCCCGGCCCCTGA
- a CDS encoding RNA polymerase sigma factor RpoD/SigA: MVDQNEQLYFRDLYRHAIITPDEEKDLVQRIKRGDSKSMHRLILGNLRFVVSIARRYQGKGLSLLELINEGNLGLYKAAKRYDPSREVKFISYAVWWIRQSIQKALFEQVGAVRVPPNKLAMVNRFKKALVQNGGDYEKTISLPDFVEYEQEIAEIMEKIADVSLNAPLGAESDGRDPVTTLMDVLGNEGNQEPDNEKAELSRVIDSVLGQMSEREEKVLRMYYGINYSREFTLDEIGKELKLTRERVRQIKNKSLRKLLRSKESKDKLMPFVSEN, encoded by the coding sequence TTGGTCGATCAAAACGAACAGCTCTATTTCCGCGATCTCTATCGGCATGCCATCATCACGCCGGATGAGGAGAAGGACTTGGTGCAACGCATCAAGAGGGGCGATTCCAAATCCATGCATCGCCTCATCCTGGGCAACCTGCGCTTCGTGGTTTCCATCGCCCGGCGCTACCAGGGCAAAGGGCTTTCGCTTCTCGAGCTGATCAACGAAGGCAACCTCGGACTCTATAAGGCCGCCAAGCGTTACGATCCTTCCCGCGAAGTCAAGTTCATCTCCTATGCCGTCTGGTGGATCCGCCAATCGATCCAGAAGGCGCTGTTCGAACAGGTGGGCGCCGTGCGCGTGCCCCCCAACAAGCTGGCCATGGTCAACCGCTTCAAGAAGGCGCTGGTCCAGAACGGCGGCGATTACGAGAAGACCATCTCGCTTCCCGACTTCGTCGAGTACGAGCAGGAAATCGCCGAGATCATGGAGAAGATCGCCGACGTCTCCCTGAACGCGCCCCTGGGCGCGGAGAGCGACGGCCGCGATCCGGTCACCACCCTGATGGACGTGCTCGGCAACGAGGGCAACCAAGAGCCCGACAACGAGAAGGCGGAGCTCTCGCGCGTCATCGATTCGGTGCTCGGGCAGATGTCCGAACGCGAGGAGAAGGTGCTGCGCATGTACTACGGCATCAACTATTCCCGCGAGTTCACCTTGGACGAAATCGGCAAGGAACTGAAGCTGACGCGCGAACGCGTGCGCCAGATCAAGAACAAATCCCTCCGCAAGCTGCTCCGCTCCAAGGAGTCGAAGGACAAGCTGATGCCCTTCGTCTCCGAAAACTGA
- a CDS encoding superoxide dismutase produces MAYSLPPLPYALDALEPFYDKATLEVHYGKHHAAYVEKLNAALAGETFFEGRAIEEVLADLDAVPSAKRRAVINFGGGHANHSLFWITMGPGKGGEPKGRIAQAIQKEFKSFADFKKQFTAQALDLFGSGWTFLTQDQEGKLHIRNLANQDSPISLLEKPLLLVDLWEHAHYLKWKNKRADWVDTWWSLVAWDQVERLYAEEPAWFVEQPA; encoded by the coding sequence ATGGCCTATTCCCTTCCTCCCCTCCCCTATGCCCTCGACGCCTTGGAGCCCTTCTACGACAAGGCCACTTTGGAAGTCCATTATGGCAAGCATCATGCCGCCTACGTGGAGAAATTGAACGCCGCCCTGGCCGGCGAAACCTTCTTCGAAGGCAGAGCCATCGAGGAGGTGCTGGCCGATCTGGATGCGGTGCCGTCCGCGAAGCGCCGGGCCGTGATCAACTTCGGCGGTGGCCATGCCAACCACAGCCTATTCTGGATCACCATGGGTCCGGGTAAGGGCGGCGAACCTAAGGGCCGCATCGCCCAGGCCATCCAGAAGGAGTTCAAATCCTTCGCCGATTTCAAAAAGCAATTCACCGCCCAGGCCCTGGACCTGTTCGGCAGCGGTTGGACCTTCCTGACCCAGGACCAGGAAGGCAAGCTGCATATCCGTAATCTCGCCAACCAGGACAGCCCCATCAGCCTGCTTGAGAAACCATTATTATTGGTTGATTTGTGGGAGCATGCGCATTACCTGAAGTGGAAGAACAAGCGCGCGGATTGGGTGGATACCTGGTGGAGCCTGGTCGCGTGGGACCAGGTGGAACGCTTGTACGCGGAGGAGCCGGCCTGGTTCGTGGAGCAGCCGGCGTAG
- a CDS encoding 3-hydroxyacyl-CoA dehydrogenase, translating to MPVPSRPLRLFLACLCAAGMAWGAAPQARIYWLEFTGLHSANADGSDAKTLVPLNDGPDGVAVDAVAGKIYWTNMGSGGNGSVQRSNLDGSKVEYVVPKAGTYFAKQIQLDLIHGKAYWSDRDGLKIQRCNLDGSQNEVLISGVDHPVGMALDTAGGVFYFSEKDGGTLKRAPMAMPPAGQTAAKRTDVETLISGLDQPIDVGIDLGKKQIYWTDRDEGTVHRAGIEIPAGQTAATRKDIETLMRGLNTPIGIALDLAGGKLFTTESGTGAVWRANLDGTGKEAVIPARAGATLTGICFVPAAGTQPVSLPSLPIRRGTAARAIEARVDALGQRRAPVQDGRTFQAFFPIPGLFR from the coding sequence ATGCCCGTCCCTTCCCGCCCCTTGCGCCTTTTCCTGGCCTGCCTCTGCGCCGCCGGGATGGCGTGGGGCGCGGCCCCGCAAGCCCGTATCTACTGGCTCGAATTCACCGGCTTGCATTCCGCCAACGCCGACGGCTCCGACGCCAAGACCCTGGTCCCCTTGAACGACGGCCCCGACGGCGTGGCGGTCGATGCGGTTGCCGGCAAGATTTATTGGACCAACATGGGTTCGGGCGGCAATGGCAGCGTGCAGCGTTCCAACCTGGACGGATCGAAAGTGGAATACGTGGTGCCCAAGGCCGGCACCTATTTCGCGAAGCAAATCCAATTGGACCTCATCCATGGCAAAGCCTATTGGAGCGATCGCGACGGGCTGAAAATCCAACGGTGCAACCTGGACGGGAGCCAGAACGAAGTCCTCATCTCGGGCGTGGACCATCCCGTGGGCATGGCCCTGGATACGGCCGGCGGCGTGTTCTATTTCAGCGAGAAGGATGGCGGCACCCTCAAGCGGGCGCCCATGGCCATGCCGCCCGCGGGCCAAACCGCCGCCAAACGCACGGACGTGGAGACCTTGATCTCGGGCTTGGACCAGCCCATCGACGTCGGCATCGACCTGGGCAAAAAGCAGATCTATTGGACCGATCGCGACGAGGGCACGGTGCATCGGGCGGGCATCGAAATCCCGGCGGGGCAGACGGCGGCGACGCGGAAGGACATCGAGACCCTGATGCGCGGCCTCAATACGCCCATCGGCATCGCCTTGGATTTGGCGGGAGGGAAGTTGTTCACGACGGAATCGGGGACCGGGGCCGTGTGGCGCGCCAATCTCGACGGGACGGGAAAGGAAGCGGTCATTCCCGCGCGCGCCGGCGCGACCCTGACCGGCATCTGCTTCGTGCCCGCTGCCGGGACGCAACCCGTCTCCCTGCCGTCCTTACCGATCCGGCGCGGGACGGCCGCGCGCGCCATCGAGGCCCGCGTCGATGCCTTGGGGCAACGCAGGGCGCCCGTCCAGGACGGCCGAACCTTCCAGGCCTTCTTCCCGATTCCCGGCCTATTCCGCTAG
- a CDS encoding cytochrome c has product MPASHHSEGVPRGRLSFLRPARLIARAVAAAFLVACVLQLWTACNKKEAAGGDSDVAMGRAIFMSHCIACHNVDPSRDGSLGPAIKGSSLELVQARVMRGEYPPGYTPKRTTHIMVKLPITDEDVAKIHKFLNAP; this is encoded by the coding sequence TTGCCCGCATCCCATCATTCCGAAGGCGTCCCCCGTGGGCGCCTTTCCTTTTTGCGGCCGGCCCGGCTGATCGCCCGCGCCGTGGCCGCGGCCTTCCTGGTGGCCTGCGTTTTGCAATTGTGGACCGCTTGCAATAAGAAGGAAGCGGCCGGAGGCGATTCGGACGTAGCCATGGGCCGCGCCATATTCATGTCCCACTGCATCGCCTGCCATAACGTGGATCCCTCCCGGGACGGGTCCCTGGGCCCCGCCATCAAGGGCTCGTCCCTGGAGCTGGTGCAGGCGCGCGTCATGCGGGGGGAGTATCCTCCCGGTTACACCCCCAAGCGGACCACCCACATCATGGTGAAGCTCCCGATCACCGATGAGGACGTGGCGAAGATCCACAAGTTCCTGAATGCTCCGTGA
- a CDS encoding urate hydroxylase PuuD — protein sequence MQWALFSFDGLLFLLRWGHFIFGIAWIGMLWYFNFVQGPFFAKADASTKTEATKGLVPLALWYFRWGAMGTLLTGWLIIILRGSQGGHDIFMTNWGATIMTGAILGTIMWFNVWFVIWPRQKKIIASANGEKVENLPALARRAFLASRTNTLMSIPLLFFMGAASHLAIAVDPAKVGMWLGVVVVIAGLLEANALLADKGATTKLIEKPVGVIHMGLLLAIVFYVLAEVILHPR from the coding sequence ATGCAATGGGCTCTATTCAGCTTTGACGGGTTGTTATTCCTGCTTCGTTGGGGTCACTTCATTTTCGGCATCGCCTGGATCGGCATGCTCTGGTACTTCAACTTCGTGCAAGGCCCGTTCTTCGCGAAAGCGGATGCGTCGACCAAGACCGAAGCCACCAAGGGCCTCGTGCCGCTCGCGCTCTGGTATTTCCGTTGGGGCGCCATGGGCACCCTCCTGACCGGCTGGCTCATCATCATCCTGCGCGGCAGCCAGGGCGGCCACGACATCTTCATGACCAACTGGGGCGCCACCATCATGACCGGCGCCATCCTCGGCACCATCATGTGGTTCAACGTCTGGTTCGTGATCTGGCCCCGCCAGAAGAAAATCATCGCCTCGGCCAATGGCGAGAAGGTGGAGAACCTGCCCGCCCTCGCGCGCCGCGCCTTCCTGGCCTCCCGCACCAATACCCTCATGTCCATTCCCTTGCTGTTCTTCATGGGCGCCGCCAGCCATCTGGCCATCGCCGTGGATCCCGCCAAGGTGGGGATGTGGCTGGGCGTCGTGGTCGTGATCGCCGGCCTTCTGGAAGCCAACGCATTGCTGGCCGACAAGGGCGCCACCACCAAGCTCATCGAAAAGCCCGTGGGCGTCATCCACATGGGATTGTTGCTCGCCATAGTCTTCTACGTCCTGGCCGAAGTCATCCTGCATCCTCGCTAA